The Desulfobacterales bacterium DNA segment ATCGACCACCGTATCTCCTTTTACCGAGAACATATTGATCAACCGGTAGGGCAGTTCAAACGGATAGGCGCCGCTTCTGCCGCGGGTTTTCTTGTCGAGCATTTTTTGCCTTGCGCCTTTTAAATCCATCCATATATCGGAAAACCAGATGTTCCGTTCTTCCCAGAAAAAAGCGCTTTCCCGCCGGTTTTCTTTTTCTTTTCCGGTATCAAACTCCCGCTTCCGGCCTTTGCGCAGTACCAGAATATGTTCATGCTCCAGGGTCACATAGGCCCCGGGCGGCATCATGCCGGAACCCATGAATTTGTTGGGCGCGTTGGTCTGCTTGCGCCAGAGAATCTGCGGGAGAGCCACAAATCCGATATCCAGCATGTGGAACAGGATTCTGGAATGATTGGAATAGAGCATGAAATGCCCGTCCAGGGTCCGGGTGGCGTCTCCGATATTGACGCAGGCGATGCCACCGGGCCTCAGAACCCGGTAAACCTCATCCCATACCGTATCCATCAGGCGGTGCATCCGTTCAAACGCAGCAACCCCGTCATATTTTTTCAAGGCACTTCCCACATCGGCATCCTGATGTAAAAACGTTTCATCCCACATCTTGATCATGGGGTAGGGAGGTGAGGTGACCGTCAGATCGACACTGCATGAAGGCACAGCCGTCATGCGGTTTGAATTTGTAAAGTGTATCTGGTGAGTTGTTTTCATGGCTGAAACGGTATCCATACTTTG contains these protein-coding regions:
- a CDS encoding site-specific DNA-methyltransferase produces the protein MKTTHQIHFTNSNRMTAVPSCSVDLTVTSPPYPMIKMWDETFLHQDADVGSALKKYDGVAAFERMHRLMDTVWDEVYRVLRPGGIACVNIGDATRTLDGHFMLYSNHSRILFHMLDIGFVALPQILWRKQTNAPNKFMGSGMMPPGAYVTLEHEHILVLRKGRKREFDTGKEKENRRESAFFWEERNIWFSDIWMDLKGARQKMLDKKTRGRSGAYPFELPYRLINMFSVKGDTVVDPFLGTGTTMAAAMVTGRNSIGFELEKGFSDVIHDQLREVPGFSSELIRERIEKHLEFVDQRVQAKGPMKYINAHYGFPVMTRQEIQLKLEIPESVNPSDTNTFEVKYSEDPCKGYEAPETSKTPASADTVTDPPSAHFEKKPSKAVQMKLIG